GCCGACGGCCTGGACGCCGTGGGCGTAGAACAACCGGTCGGCGGTGGAGACGACCTGGTCACGTGCTGTTTCCTCATCGATCACGGGAGCTCCAGTTGCGCAGAGAACCAGCGTTCTCTACTGTAGTGGACATACGCGGAGAACGATCGTTCTCTAGCGGATTGGAGGGAGATTTCTCATGGGCCACATCAAGGTAGGCACCGAGAACAGCACCGACGTCGAGCTGTACTACGAGGACCAGGGATCCGGTCAGCCGGTCGTCCTCATCCACGGCTACCCCCTGAACGGGCACAGCTGGGAGCGTCAGACGCGCGAGCTGCTCGCCGCCGGCTACCGGGTGATCACCTACGACCGCCGGGGCTTCGGCCAGTCGAGCAAGGTCGGGAGCGGGTACGACTACGACACCTTCGCAGCTGACCTGAACACGCTGCTGGAGACGCTCGACCTGCGCGAGGTCATTCTCGTCGGGTTCTCCATGGGCACCGGCGAACTCGCCCGCTACGTCAAGAACCACGGCCACGAGCGCGTCGCCAAGCTGGCCTTCCTGGCGTCGCTGGAGCCGTACCTGGTGGAGGCGGACGACAACCCCGCCGGAGTACCGCAGTCGGTGTTCGACGGCATCGTCGCCACTGCCCGCGCCGACCGATACGCCTGGTTCACGCAGTTCTACAAGGACTTCTACAACCTGGATGAGAATCTCGGCACGAGGATCAGCCAGGAGGTCGTCGCCGCCAACTGGAACACCGCCACGACCTCCGCCCCGGTCGCCGCTTACGCGGTGGTGGCGGCGTGGATCGAGGACTTCCGCCAGGACGTCGCGGCGGTGCGCGCGGCCGGAAAGCCGTCACTCATCCTGCACGGCACCAGGGACAACATCCTCCCGATCGACGTCACCGGGCGTCGTTTCCACGAGGCGTTCCCGGAGGCGCACTACGTCGAGGTCGAGGGCGCCCCGCACGGCCTGCTGTGGACGCACGCCGATGAGGTCAACGAGGC
The nucleotide sequence above comes from Nonomuraea helvata. Encoded proteins:
- a CDS encoding alpha/beta hydrolase; amino-acid sequence: MGHIKVGTENSTDVELYYEDQGSGQPVVLIHGYPLNGHSWERQTRELLAAGYRVITYDRRGFGQSSKVGSGYDYDTFAADLNTLLETLDLREVILVGFSMGTGELARYVKNHGHERVAKLAFLASLEPYLVEADDNPAGVPQSVFDGIVATARADRYAWFTQFYKDFYNLDENLGTRISQEVVAANWNTATTSAPVAAYAVVAAWIEDFRQDVAAVRAAGKPSLILHGTRDNILPIDVTGRRFHEAFPEAHYVEVEGAPHGLLWTHADEVNEALLAFAAK